Proteins from a single region of Punica granatum isolate Tunisia-2019 chromosome 8, ASM765513v2, whole genome shotgun sequence:
- the LOC116187782 gene encoding ubiquitin carboxyl-terminal hydrolase 18-like: MHVIGITLDLRWFLQFIFTAFVISFGLLHLVKNTASKYFEVDANFEATGGGGRGFGKAMPGTRIDPICAVCGNDGPKVCSRCKDVRYCSPKCQAAHWKSHKLKCKDFQQASKANSGDIPLVIENGTSKPLKQIKRVLFPYDEFVDLYNWERPGYPPCGLINCGNSCFVNVVLQCLASTRPLVAYLLKRGHRRECRRNDWCFLCELQTHLERATNNLNPFSPVNILSRLPNIGGNLGYGRQEDAHECMRFAIDTMQSVCLDEFGGEKAVHPSSQETTLIQHIFGGQLQSQVICGKCNKVSNQYENMMDLTVEIHGDAASLEECLEQYTAQEWLHGDNMYRCEGCNDYVKAWKRLTVWHAPNILTIALKRFQSGRFGKLNKKVNFPETLDLGPYMSEAGDGTDVYKLYAVVVHLDMLNASFFGHYICYTKDFSGNWYRNDDCKVTRVEVEEVLSQGAYMLLYSRVTPRPSCLMSPDISVERIEKESSDSEPCSAIQAENNSASGGSKSEEITAGEKTMCLDSEVISGSVLPNGSLEPSTSENSEAGNRDPDAADSVEPRTPLTLTREISILENESVLVGDGSNGLREEMMEVDVIHGELGSSTPQENGVHCNGKAPCPNESSFLMEECADEQVVPQCPSSPTSNLNLSEGQ, translated from the exons ATGCATGTGATCGGAATCACGCTGGATCTGAGATGGTTCTTGCAGTTCATCTTCACTGCGTTCGTGATTTCCTTCGGCctgcttcaccttgtcaagaACACCGCTTCTAAGTACTTCGAAGTCGACGCCAATTTCGAGGCCACCGGCGGCGGAGGACGTGGTTTCGGTAAAGCCATGCCCGGCACTCGCATCGATCCCATTTGCGCCGTTTGCGGCAACGACGGCCCCAAGGTCTGCTCCCGCTGCAAGGACGTCAGATACTG CTCTCCAAAATGCCAAGCGGCCCACTGGAAAAGTCATAAATTGAAATGTAAGGATTTTCAACAAGCTTCTAAGGCAAACTCTGGAGACATTCCTCTGGTTATTGAGAATGGGACATCGAAGCCTCTCAAGCAAATTAAAAGG GTTCTCTTCCCTTATGATGAATTTGTTGATCTTTACAACTGGGAAAGGCCGGGATATCCTCCTTGTGGGCTCATAAACTGTGGAAACAG TTGCTTTGTCAATGTGGTTCTTCAGTGTCTTGCATCTACACGGCCGCTTGTTGCCTATCTGTTGAAGAGAGGTCATAGAAGAGAAT GCAGACGAAATGATTGGTGCTTTCTGTGTGAATTGCAAACCCATCTTGAGAGGGCGACCAATAATCTTAATCCTTTTTCACCAGTCAATATTCTTTCTCGGCTTCCTAATATTGGCGGTAATCTAGGCTATGGAAGGCAGGAGGATGCTCATGAATGCATGAG GTTTGCCATTGACACTATGCAGTCAGTGTGCCTTGATGAATTTGGTGGTGAAAAGGCTGTTCATCCCAGCTCACAGGAAACAACTCTGATTCAACATATATTTGGTGGTCAATTACAATCCCAG GTTATATGTGGAAAGTGCAATAAGGTTTCAAATCAGTATGAGAACATGATGGATTTAACTGTTGAAATTCATGGTGATGCTGCATCGTTGGAAGAATGCCTTGAGCAATATACGGCTCAAGAGTGGCTTCATGGAGACAATATGTATAGATGTGAGGG ATGCAATGACTATGTCAAGGCATGGAAGCGCCTCACTGTGTGGCATGCTCCAAACATTCTCACAATTGCATTGAAACGATTTCAG AGTGGAAGGTTTGGGAAACTCAACAAGAAAGTAAATTTCCCCGAGACGTTAGATCTTGGCCCTTACATGAGTGAGGCTGGTGATGGCACTGATGTGTACAAGCTCTATGCTGTCGTGGTTCATCTGGACATGCTAAATGCATCCTTTTTTGGTCACTACATTTGTTATACCAAGGATTTTTCTGGGAATTGGTACAGGAATGACGATTGTAAG GTTACGAGGGTTGAAGTGGAGGAAGTGCTCTCTCAGGGGGCATACATGCTCTTATACAGCAG GGTTACTCCCCGCCCATCTTGTCTGATGTCACCTGACATATCTGTGGAGAGGATTGAAAAGGAGAGTTCGGATTCAGAACCTTGCTCTGCTATACAAGCTGAAAATAATTCAGCTTCGGGGGGCTCCAAATCTGAAGAAATAACTGCTGGGGAAAAGACAATGTGTCTCGATAGTGAGGTAATCTCTGGCTCGGTACTGCCCAATGGCAGCTTGGAACCATCTACCTCGGAAAACTCAGAAGCTGGTAACAGAGACCCAGATGCTGCTGATAGTGTTGAGCCCAGGACACCTTTGACCCTTACACGGGAGATATCCATCTTGGAGAATGAGTCAGTATTAGTTGGAGATGGTTCAAATGGTCTTAGAGAAGAAATGATGGAGGTTGATGTCATTCATGGCGAGTTAGGATCCTCGACTCCACAGGAAAATGGAGTCCACTGCAATGGGAAAGCCCCTTGCCCGAACGAATCTTCGTTCCTGATGGAAGAATGTGCTGATGAACAGGTAGTTCCTCAATGCCCTTCAAGCCCCACCAGTAATCTGAATCTTTCGGAGGGTCAGTAA